A stretch of Hemiscyllium ocellatum isolate sHemOce1 chromosome 38, sHemOce1.pat.X.cur, whole genome shotgun sequence DNA encodes these proteins:
- the LOC132833895 gene encoding histone H2A, sperm-like, translating into MIRDNGRGKGGMKARTKAKSRSSRAGLQFPVGRIHRLLRKGNYAERVGAGAPIYLAAVLEYLAAEVLELAGNAARDNKKTRIIPRHLQLAVRNDKELNKLLGGVTIAQGGVLPNIQAVLLPKKTAPTKK; encoded by the coding sequence ATGATAAGAGATAATGGAAGAGGAAAGGGCGGGATGAAAGCGCGCACCAAGGCGAAGTCTCGGTCGTCCCGGGCTGGCCTGCAGTTCCCGGTGGGCCGTATTCACAGGCTCCTGAGAAAGGGCAACTATGCTGAGCGGGTGGGGGCCGGAGCGCCGATCTATCTGGCTGCGGTGCTGGAGTATCTGGCGGCTGAAGTCCTGGAGCTGGCCGGGAACGCGGCCCGGGACAACAAGAAAACCCGCATCATCCCCAGGCACCTGCAGCTGGCCGTGCGCAACGACAAGGAGCTCAACAAGCTGCTGGGAGGGGTGACCATCGCTCAGGGAGGGGTGCTGCCTAATATCCAGGCCGTGCTGCTGCCCAAGAAAACCGCCCCCACCAAAAAGTGA